TTTATGAATAGTGCtgacaaaaacatgtaaaaatagtGTGTTTAGGGGTCTTCCTTCTCTTGCAGCACCTCAAGAAATGCAGTTTAATCCCTTACAGGGTTTCCCCAGTACAAGCCTAATCAGGGCTAATGCAGCTGCCATGCAAGAAGAGACTTATTCCTTTCCCAGTGGAGTACCAGTGGATGACACTGAAggaaatataacaaacaaaaataaactttacagatACTGGGCTACCATGACTGTCCTAAAcgtaaacaatacaaaacacacagtataaaaaaTAGAAGAtggaacatattaaaaaaatatgttaattttgCACCATCATTAACATAACTGATAAACATTGTGAATTGTTTACATCACTCAGATTCTCCCCCCCAAAATGCACACAAGCTTTAACCCACTTGGTTCCAAGTCTTTGTTATTGCTACTGAAGTGAATAGCCATTTAGCAGATGGCAGGTCTTTAGCGGTTTTGTCAGAGGAACACAGGTACAGTAGCAATTAGGAAATCACACTGCCTGGCCAATTCCTAGCTTGGTACTTTACCTGTATTTGTGTTCAAAATGTTACAGCCCCCTCTATCTATAGTTATGTTATACAGATACATTGctttaaagttatatattaaattttaaactttttattttatttttatttttagctaaaGTAAGATTGCTACACACTTTTGCAAAGTTTGATCACAGATTAAAACATATaaagagaattaaaataaaaacaattaaaaagttagATAAAGTCATGTAGTCGTGTTGGGTTAAGGTCTTGATTATTTCTGATCCTACATGGAAAAACGCTCAGAACTGTCACAGCAACGTTCATGCATTTGGTTAAAACCTTTGCAGTAAAGGATTGCTGCAAGCATTAATAATACCTAATCCCATACCCAGTCTACATAAATATACAAGATATAatcttatatttgtaatttaatcgGATTTCTGGGGGATGCATCCTTCCATTTCCAAGACCTCGGGCCAGCCTTCATATTTATTGGTATCCTTGTTATTCTTGATGTGCTGCAAATGTCAAGAATCATACCATTAGCAAGAAAAATCAGAGCCACCTCTACATTAGGTACAGGTAATGACAGTTGAATAATAACAATGCTTCAAGAGTAATCACattgcctatctatctatctatacaggTCATATTAAAAATTTTTAAAGATACTACATTGAATAACTgaattacagtcagcactctgaTATATGGACACTTAGATACACGTCAGTCATGGTTTACAGTCCTCGCATTACTAATAAAATCCATCCTCATATGCAGGGCttctagtgtttgttttttattttccatctctctccctctctttaacccttaatagttgttaagccttaactgaataccagattaaaattagcgacgcactactagaaactaacgcagtggaaattaagcTGAATTCAGTGATTAGAGCCAGaacaaaatgcaggttcaaaCAGAATCGGGTGAGATCACGTCATTTGTTAACGCAATCAAGATAGGAgggtaaaaaacaacaacttcctTTGGCAATTAGTGTTTAAGAAAGCGAATCAGCTCAAAATATTTCAAaaggacatcatgtgatcaaaaataaaacctgaaaattagaagccctaataaataaatgttatatttttatatattatatatatatacacacacacacacacacacacacacacacacacacacacacacacacacacacacgcagttattCGTTACATGCGATTTcagactccgtcaccagttttccgATACAAAGTCCATCTCTTTAATGTTACAAATGACTTAACCGTCACAGCTCGCGTTTttgtggaaactataataagatccaaaatggaaaattaccgatatggtaacagtatcctgggagacagagagtatgattttaggaaagggagattgtgtttAACCaacatgcttgatttttttgaggatgcaacatcgacaatggatagctgcaaagcatatgacatggttaatttagatttccaaaaagcttttagaacataagaacataagaaagtttacaaacgagaggaggccatttggcccaccttgctcgtttggttgttagtagcttattgatcccagaatctcatcaagcagcttcttgaaggatcccagggtgtcagcttcaacaacattactagggagttgattccagaccctcacaattctctgtgtaaaaaagtgcctcctattttctgttctgaatgcccctttgtctaatctccatttgtgacccctggtcctcgtttcttttttcaggctgacaaagtcccttgggtcgactttgtcaataccttttagaattatgaatgcttgaattaggtcggcacgtagtcttctttgttcaagactgaacagattaaattcttttagcacgtctgcatatgacatgccttttaagcccggaataattctggtctctcttctttgcactctttctagagcagcaatatctttttttatagcgaggtgaccagaattgcacacaatattcaagatgaggtcttactagtgcattgtacagttttaacattacttcccttgatttaaattcaacacttcacaatgtatccgagcatcttgttagccttttttatagcttccccacattgtctagatgaagacatttctgagtcaacaaaaactcctaggtctttttcatagattccttctccaatttcaatatctcccatatgatatttataatgtacatttttatttcctgcgtgcagtaccttacacttttctcttaaatgtcatttgccatgtgtctgcccagttctgaatcttgtctagatcattttgaatgacctttgctgctgcaacagtgtttgccactcctatttttgtgtcgtctgaaaaaataacaagtttgcttactataccagaatctaaatcattaatgtagattaggaatagcagaggacctaatactgatccctgtggtacaccgctggttaccacactccattctgaggtttttcctctaatcagtactttctgttttctacatgttaaccactccctaatccatgtacatgtgtttccttgaatcccaactgcgttcagtttgagaattaatcttttgtgcgggactttgtcaaaagctttctggaaatctaaataaaccatgtcatatgctttgcaattatccattatcgatgttgcatcctcaaaaaaatcaagcaagttagttagacacgatctccctttcctaaaaccatgttgactgtctcccaggatactgttaccgtataggtaattttccattttggatcttattatagtttccataagtttgcatataatagaagtcaggcttactgttctgtagttacctggttcagttttgtttccctttttgtggatcggtattacgtttgcaagtttccagtctgtcggtatcacccctgtgtcaagagactgctgcatgatcttggttagcggtttgtaaattccttctttcatttctttgagtactactggaggatctcatccggcccaggggatttgtttattttaagagctcctagtccctttaacacttctgcctcagttatgctaaagttatttagaactggataggaactggatgacatgtggggcatgttgtcagtatcttcctttgtaaaaacttgtgaaaagaaatcatttaatatatttgctatttttttcttcacctaCGATTTTGCCATGtgtatcttttaaacatttaatctcctctttgaatgttctcttgctgttgtaacattggaaaaaaacattttggaattggttttagctcccttagcaatgttcatttctatttctctcttggcctttctaactgcctttttgacttgcgtttgcagttccgtgtactctttctgcgtactttctttttggtccttttttaatgctctgtaaagtgccttttttcgctgaatattttttttaattgatccattaaaccattttggcaatttagttttacatttagagcTGTCTACTTTAGggttgtaattgttttgcgcctctactACTACACCCTTCTTGGGTGTTTTCTCTATCTCTATTTTGACAAAGTCcaacataaaaaattaatttgCAAACTGAACAcattagggattcaaggaaatacatgcatatggattagggGGGAGtcgttaacatatagaaaactgaaagtactgattggaggagaaacctcaaattGAGCAATGTAACCAGTGgcataccacagggatcagtattaggtcctctgctattcctaatctacattaacgatttagattctggtatagtaagcaaacttgttattttttcagacgacataaaaataggagtggcaaacactgttgcagcagcaaaggtcattcaaaatgatctagacagcattcagaactgggcagatttaatatagaaaagcataaggtactgcacacagacaataaaaaatgtccattaaataccatatgggagatactgaaattgaaggaatctatgaaagacctaggagtttatgagGACTCaaacgtcttcatctagacaaagtggggaaaacaataaaaaaaggcaaataaacaaaatgctctaatttttatttatatatatatatatatatatatatatatatatatatatatatatatatatatatatatatatatatatattgtgaaaagtgttgcatttaaataaagggaattaatgttaaaattttacaatgcattagtaagacctcatctagaatactgtgtttagttctggtcacctcactacaaaaaggatattggtgCTCTAGGAGGAGTGCAaagaatgaccagaattattccaggtttaaaaggcatgtctcatgcagacaggctaaaagaactgaataaACTGAATCTTGAACAAAGACAACTATGCGTCGatccgattcaagcattcaaaattctaaaaggtactggacaatgttgactcaagggactttttcgatctgaaaaaagaaacaaggaccaggtcacaaatggagattagataaaggggcattcagatcagaaaataggaggctttttttaaaaaaaattttattgtGGGATTCTGAAACCAGCTCCCCAGATGTTGAAGccgacaccttgggatccttcaagaaactgcttgataagattctgggatcaataagctaccaacaaccaaatgagcaggatgggtcgaatggcctcctctcatttgtaaacttaatgtTCTTATGAATCAAATCTTCCATGAACGACCTACCATCATCATGATCCATCTTTGATAGGTcagataaggaaaaaaaaaaaaaagaaaactgcaacaGTGCCAAAGAAAAGAATATGCACTACAATATAtgtctccctgtacagttcctcaaacccaagtcatattttaatttctgtacaaaatgtgtgtgtgcgcacgcgCCTGCAGGACAGGGGATTGTTTGGGTGGTAGGGGACAGGTTACAAGTGCTCACCTACATACAGGTcaaatcagatatgcgtcacacaaATTTTAAAAGGGTCAGATATGCGAGTGCCGACGGTATACTGGTATCTCTAAGGTATACAGCAGTGGTGGACAACGATATGAAAATTTTATTTCAATATCGTGCACGTATTTCGATagataatatcgaagtcttccaaaacacagaaaaatataacaattgcaatatcaaacctatatagacattaacagatatttgtatatgaaaagcaataacttattTTACCTCAGTAGTGCTTTATTTCATAATATCCACGGAGAAAACAAGGTTTTGTTATATTGTTACTTTTTCATCACTCGCCACCTCGAAATattttctatacttcactgcgcagACATTCTATTAATTGAATCTTCAACTGCTCTACGTATAAATGCTGCCGCACGACACCTCAGAATGGATGGCCAATgctttttttgtgaataattttttaaaccaataatgCGTAATGCTGCATGCAAATACAATGATTGACAAGTGACactgttttgcaattaacagctttttttttagtttaattgggaaacagaattggctcaaaacaagtttaaaaggcacgtcaCGTGATCAAAactaaaacctgaaaacttcaagccctagttatAGGGTGTAATgtaacactgcagatgtatatCCAGATTTTATAGCCATCTGTGATTCGCTTTCAACTAAAAACTTAAGCAGCACAATATTCAAGGCAGGCAAATATTCTAAATACAAGGCATCCACGCAAGGCACTTAAACATACTGTACCTGTTCAAATGGGCTCTTTGTTTTAATTCCTTTTCCTCCAACAAAAATCCAGTTATCCCGAAAGCCAAGGGTGGCAATAGTTGTACTTCCTAATTCACCGAGAAGTTTCCGTGCTTCATCATTAAGTCTGCCaaacaaaacccccaaaatattAAAAGTAGCGCAAATCACTTTATACAATCTCATGTGGTAAAAGATTAAAACAAGGTAACACACAACCATATTCATTATATTTATAACAACAGCAAAACTAGAACTTGGAGCACTACTGATTTAATAATCAAAAAGTGAATGTCATTCTAGATGCAATGGTTTATAAACAAGTAAAAAGGATATGTGAAATGTATAATAGCTATTTCCAGAGGTTATAACAATGTGCCAGTGTAACTCGTAAttctactggacaccacctgtaatagAACACTGACCGAATCATAAAGACAATATGTAAAAGTGCACGGTCTGCATCACTGACAtggttaaatgttaaaacaatgcaGCAGCCAAAGTTTCTCATTACATACACATACACCAGTAACTGAACTTGACAAAGAAAATCTAAGAAATGTGTACAAAACATCAAGACATAGCTTAGGGAACCGTCTCTATACAACACAAACTGAAAGTCATATGTTCTCAATATGCCAGTGATATGTCAGACATCAAGGTCATGGTCTTCAATACATTTAGCAAAATATGAAGTCCCCTGACCATTAGAATCTCAGAGCACAGCTGTCTACAAactatgaagccaatatctcaggGTTCTCAATCCGAAAAGCCAAAAGTCATATGACCCAACATAGCAGCCGTCTTAAGTGACAGGTCTAACTTAAGGGTGCCGTTTCCATAACATGGTAAATATGTCAAGTCACAAAAGGAAGGAACACACAATATCAACTTACTTAGTTGCACCATCATCAAAGGAGGCAATTAATACAACTGTCCCATCCTGGATGGTCTTGAGAAACTCGATTAAAGGATTCACGTCTGGAAAGCACAGTAGTCAACATTAAATAGGACACACTCAACATAAGAACAAGTTTtacttgggggaaaaaataaataaaaaggcaactAGTCAAGAACTTACCTCCCCCCCACATGTCATAAAACTTTGTATCCACTAATTCTCCAGTTTTACCTGTATGTGAATACAACAGTGCTTAATTAATGAAAAATTATTGTCCCAAACAAGTCTTTGCACTGTAATTTGTAAGTCTAGTTTAAATAGGATCAGTAAAGCAGTCTGGTCCTTCAGTTCAACTAAAACTACTCTTGTGGGTATAGGTGATAATGCAAGAGAGCAATTGggcaatcactttttttttttttttttttaaacaaatggattaataaatttttttatatatgtacagACACTTTAATATTCCTAGAATGAGCACTTTACACTATGAAGTTTGCAATGATACTTTATACCGTAACTCAAACCATTTTGTTATGGTGCTTTGACTTCAGTtcactgtgtattgccagtttaaaaaacaaaaaaagtgttttacaataGTTGTTCTCTAGATGGTGCTGGTTTACACAATCCTACCATATATACACTTTGGATGATCCAGTCTGTTTtacatttggtaaaaaaaaaaaggaatgggtGCAAACTTAAAAATGTTAAGGACAGTAATGAGATCCACAAAAGTGCACAGGTCAGGGTTAGAATGTTAAAATGAAATCCCCAATCACAGAAACTAAATTTACCATTTACTAAAGCTATATTCAATCCTCTTCCAACATTGTTCTTAACACCACTCATCAAcctgtaaaa
This window of the Polyodon spathula isolate WHYD16114869_AA chromosome 7, ASM1765450v1, whole genome shotgun sequence genome carries:
- the LOC121318304 gene encoding protein FAM3C-like, which gives rise to MRVAGFVKLFVVVIGFLLAFYVASQVFEFKMDASLGNVFARSAASNSHPTKPPKYKCGLSKPCPEKHFAFKMASGAASVVGPKMCLEDRVLMSGVKNNVGRGLNIALVNGKTGELVDTKFYDMWGGDVNPLIEFLKTIQDGTVVLIASFDDGATKLNDEARKLLGELGSTTIATLGFRDNWIFVGGKGIKTKSPFEQHIKNNKDTNKYEGWPEVLEMEGCIPQKSD